The Aurantiacibacter arachoides genome window below encodes:
- a CDS encoding MFS transporter → MATQDAHSLGHDTAQGNWLTNSTGYQTLLVFLLALNFGIVFFDRQALNALMPFVQPDLALSQTQIGLLASGLSFSWAIAAFFVGKLSDTLGKRKLLLVIATIAFSLCSVLSGLATSFVFLFAARLLMGAAEGGVMPISHAMVASEVDPARRGLAQGVAQNLGSNLLGSFLAPVVLVAFATAFSWREAFYLAAVPGLLSAALIWFMLREPVPVAPPAATAATPAETFGFLDALKVRNMWICVVVGVLMVAHFVITWAFMPLYLTEVKGYDPSTMSWIMGSLGIAAALYSFLVAGLSDVIGRKPVMVWLPFLAVLGPLGALLYDGSALVLAAIFFVGWAVNGVFPIFMATIPSETFPPVRHATVLGLAMGSCEVLGGVFGPVIGGMLNDAFGLDSFLYLLIVLSVISGFVAMGLQETAPAVLRKRAAPGPGPRPDGS, encoded by the coding sequence ATGGCGACGCAGGACGCTCATTCGCTAGGCCACGACACCGCGCAAGGCAACTGGCTGACGAATTCGACGGGCTACCAGACGCTGCTGGTGTTCCTGCTCGCGCTGAATTTCGGCATCGTCTTCTTCGATCGGCAGGCGCTCAACGCGCTGATGCCCTTCGTCCAACCCGATCTCGCGCTGTCGCAGACGCAGATCGGCCTGCTGGCCAGCGGGCTTTCGTTCAGCTGGGCCATTGCCGCCTTCTTCGTGGGCAAGCTGTCGGACACGCTGGGCAAGCGCAAGCTGCTGCTGGTGATCGCCACCATCGCCTTTTCGCTGTGCTCTGTGCTGTCGGGGCTGGCCACCAGCTTCGTCTTCCTGTTCGCCGCGCGGCTGCTGATGGGCGCGGCGGAGGGCGGCGTCATGCCGATCAGCCACGCCATGGTGGCAAGCGAGGTCGATCCGGCGCGGCGCGGCCTTGCGCAAGGGGTGGCGCAGAACCTGGGGTCGAACCTGCTCGGCAGCTTCCTCGCGCCGGTGGTGCTGGTGGCCTTTGCCACGGCCTTCAGCTGGCGCGAGGCGTTCTACCTCGCCGCCGTGCCGGGGCTGCTGTCCGCCGCGCTGATCTGGTTCATGCTGCGCGAACCCGTGCCCGTCGCCCCGCCCGCAGCGACCGCCGCCACGCCAGCCGAAACGTTCGGCTTTCTCGACGCGCTGAAGGTGCGCAACATGTGGATCTGCGTGGTGGTGGGCGTGCTGATGGTGGCGCACTTCGTCATCACCTGGGCTTTCATGCCGCTCTATCTGACCGAGGTGAAGGGGTATGACCCGTCCACCATGAGCTGGATCATGGGCTCGCTCGGCATCGCCGCCGCGCTCTACAGCTTTCTGGTGGCCGGTCTGTCGGACGTTATCGGCCGCAAGCCGGTGATGGTGTGGCTGCCGTTCCTCGCGGTGCTGGGGCCGCTGGGCGCGCTGCTCTACGACGGCTCAGCCCTGGTGCTGGCGGCGATCTTCTTCGTCGGCTGGGCGGTCAACGGCGTGTTCCCGATCTTCATGGCGACGATCCCGTCCGAAACCTTCCCCCCGGTGCGCCACGCCACGGTGCTCGGCCTCGCCATGGGCAGTTGCGAGGTGCTGGGCGGCGTCTTCGGGCCGGTGATCGGCGGAATGCTCAACGACGCCTTCGGGCTCGACAGCTTCCTCTACCTGCTCATCGTGCTCTCGGTAATCAGCGGCTTCGTGGCGATGGGATTGCAGGAAACGGCGCCGGCCGTCCTGCGCAAGCGCGCAGCCCCTGGCCCAGGCCCACGCCCGGACGGATCGTAA
- the lipB gene encoding lipoyl(octanoyl) transferase LipB — protein sequence MTDSNLSETPAQLPLGIEWRRSSGLVDYRGALAEQEQRNRAIAAGEADELVWLLEHPPVYTAGTSADPAELVDPRFDVVESGRGGRYTYHGPGQRVTYVLLDLARRNRDVRRFVHAMEAWVIATLADFGIAAFAVPDRIGIWTRDTSGAEAKIGAIGVRVRRWVTMHGFSVNLAPDLAHFGGIVPCGIADYGVTSLAALGLEVAPGDWDRALLARAADFLAALDDPERPAA from the coding sequence ATGACCGACAGCAATCTTTCCGAAACCCCCGCGCAGTTGCCCCTGGGCATCGAATGGCGCCGCTCCTCGGGGCTGGTCGATTACCGTGGCGCGCTGGCCGAGCAGGAGCAGCGCAACCGCGCCATCGCGGCGGGCGAGGCGGACGAACTGGTCTGGCTGCTGGAGCATCCACCGGTCTATACCGCCGGGACCAGCGCCGATCCCGCCGAACTGGTCGACCCGCGGTTCGACGTGGTGGAGAGCGGGCGGGGCGGGCGCTACACCTACCACGGACCGGGCCAACGGGTGACCTATGTCCTGCTCGACCTGGCACGCCGCAACCGCGACGTGCGCCGCTTCGTCCATGCGATGGAAGCCTGGGTCATCGCCACCCTGGCCGACTTCGGGATCGCGGCCTTTGCGGTTCCCGACCGGATCGGCATCTGGACCCGCGACACAAGCGGTGCGGAAGCCAAGATAGGGGCCATCGGCGTGCGCGTGCGCCGCTGGGTCACCATGCACGGATTTTCCGTAAACCTGGCACCCGATCTCGCGCATTTCGGAGGCATCGTGCCCTGCGGCATTGCCGATTATGGCGTGACCAGCCTGGCCGCGCTGGGATTGGAGGTTGCGCCCGGCGATTGGGATAGGGCATTGCTCGCCCGCGCGGCCGACTTTCTCGCCGCGCTCGACGATCCCGAAAGGCCCGCTGCATGA
- a CDS encoding alcohol dehydrogenase catalytic domain-containing protein, protein MKAVSFQGLHTPLAFEDVADPVPDAGELVVAVGRCGICGSDLHMTEDAAYGCEHGDILGHEFAGEVVALGRDTTGPKVGDLVSVIPLRSCGACEPCRKGEVQWCAAFGLQGGGYAQYAVTRPNQCVPLPAGLSLADGAIIEPLAVALHGVNLSGMKRGDRVLVLGAGPIGLAVAFWAQRMGAARVAVQDIAPFQQQRAIALGADVFVVDPGDPVGSASRSLGGPADVVFECVGVPGLIDQAVQQVRPRGTILLLGLCTRPDTIHTFPMLSKEVRLVTSAFFTVPEYEAALRALEEGAAQPRALVTDIIALDDVPRVFETLKRPNAQCKVLIAP, encoded by the coding sequence GTGAAGGCCGTCAGCTTCCAGGGCCTCCACACGCCCCTCGCGTTCGAGGATGTGGCCGACCCCGTGCCCGATGCGGGCGAACTGGTGGTAGCGGTAGGCCGCTGCGGCATCTGCGGCAGCGACCTGCACATGACCGAGGATGCCGCCTACGGCTGCGAGCACGGCGACATCCTCGGCCACGAATTCGCAGGCGAGGTGGTCGCGCTGGGCCGCGACACGACAGGTCCGAAGGTGGGCGATCTCGTCTCGGTCATCCCGCTGAGGAGCTGCGGGGCCTGCGAACCTTGCCGCAAGGGCGAGGTGCAATGGTGCGCGGCCTTCGGCCTGCAAGGTGGCGGTTATGCGCAGTACGCCGTCACCCGGCCCAACCAGTGCGTGCCGCTGCCCGCTGGCCTTTCGCTGGCCGATGGCGCCATCATCGAGCCGCTGGCGGTGGCGCTCCACGGGGTCAACCTATCGGGCATGAAGCGGGGCGACCGCGTGCTGGTGCTGGGTGCGGGGCCGATCGGGCTGGCGGTGGCGTTCTGGGCGCAGCGCATGGGTGCCGCGCGCGTGGCGGTGCAGGATATTGCCCCCTTCCAGCAGCAACGCGCGATTGCTCTGGGGGCGGATGTGTTCGTGGTCGATCCCGGCGATCCTGTCGGTAGCGCGTCACGCAGTCTCGGCGGCCCGGCGGACGTGGTCTTCGAATGCGTCGGCGTTCCCGGCCTGATCGACCAGGCGGTGCAGCAGGTGCGGCCGCGGGGCACCATCCTGCTGCTGGGCCTCTGCACCCGGCCTGACACGATCCACACCTTTCCCATGCTGAGCAAGGAAGTGCGTCTCGTCACCAGCGCGTTCTTCACCGTGCCCGAATACGAGGCTGCCCTGCGCGCGCTGGAGGAGGGCGCGGCCCAGCCCCGCGCGCTGGTGACCGACATCATCGCGCTGGACGACGTGCCCCGTGTCTTCGAAACGCTGAAACGCCCCAACGCGCAGTGCAAGGTGCTGATCGCGCCCTGA
- a CDS encoding class I SAM-dependent methyltransferase produces MNGHEVAQQRREGLRSRMMRALGPAGVFFKGFVEEPRMVGSVIPSSRFTIDAMLEPVDWQRCKLFVEYGPGVGTFCQPVLDRLPRARGEERGGEMLVIDTNPLFIDYLKRTISDSRFHAVLGSAENVEEIVRMIGHDKADYVLSGLPFSTLPEGVGPRIVEATSRIIRAGGAFMTYQFKAEARELTARFFPRVTTGFVWRNIPPCVLAWGWQDETTATTPAAVPAV; encoded by the coding sequence ATGAACGGTCACGAGGTCGCGCAACAGCGCCGCGAGGGGTTGCGCAGCCGCATGATGCGCGCGCTTGGCCCGGCGGGCGTTTTCTTCAAGGGCTTCGTGGAAGAGCCGCGCATGGTCGGCTCGGTGATCCCGTCAAGCCGTTTCACCATCGATGCCATGCTCGAACCTGTCGACTGGCAGCGCTGCAAGCTGTTCGTGGAATACGGCCCGGGCGTGGGCACGTTCTGCCAGCCCGTGCTCGACCGCCTGCCGCGCGCCAGGGGCGAGGAACGCGGGGGCGAGATGCTGGTGATCGACACCAACCCGCTGTTTATCGACTATCTCAAGCGTACCATATCGGACAGCCGCTTCCACGCCGTGCTCGGCAGCGCGGAAAACGTGGAGGAGATCGTCCGGATGATCGGCCACGACAAGGCGGACTACGTGTTGTCGGGCCTGCCGTTCTCGACCCTGCCCGAAGGCGTGGGCCCGCGCATCGTGGAGGCCACGTCGCGCATCATCCGTGCAGGCGGTGCTTTCATGACCTACCAGTTCAAGGCCGAGGCGCGCGAACTGACGGCGCGGTTCTTCCCGCGCGTGACCACGGGCTTCGTCTGGCGCAACATTCCGCCGTGCGTCCTGGCTTGGGGTTGGCAGGACGAAACGACCGCGACCACGCCGGCGGCTGTCCCAGCAGTCTAG
- a CDS encoding NAD(P)-dependent alcohol dehydrogenase, which translates to MTTTARAAICPGEGKEFHMAEVELDDLREDEIMIRVVATGICHTDMAVRDQQLPTPLPAVLGHEGAGIVEAVGDKVTVAKVGDRVIASFNSCGHCPSCDVDAPTYCYEFGAHNFSGRRADGSATITRDGEAVGGNFFGQSSFATHAIAHQRNVVRVPDSAADLPLERLAPLGCGLMTGAGAVLRSMDVREGLPIAVFGTGTVGLAAIMAAKIAGADPIIAVDMHESRVELARELGATHTVKAGDDAMDKLKAIAPQGLAYAFDTTGVKKVIEGAFEQIAPKGILGLVGASPPEDMLSLNEAALMGGGKRVIGILGGDSDVGSFICELIAYHQDGRFPFDRLIRYFDFDDINAGIEASESGEVVKPVLRISAE; encoded by the coding sequence GTGACAACCACGGCACGCGCCGCCATCTGCCCGGGCGAGGGCAAGGAATTCCACATGGCCGAGGTCGAGCTCGACGACCTGCGCGAAGACGAGATCATGATCCGCGTGGTCGCCACCGGCATCTGCCATACCGACATGGCCGTGCGCGATCAGCAGCTGCCCACGCCGCTTCCCGCAGTGCTGGGGCACGAGGGCGCGGGGATCGTCGAGGCCGTGGGTGACAAGGTCACCGTCGCCAAGGTGGGCGACCGGGTCATCGCCAGTTTCAATTCCTGCGGTCACTGCCCCAGCTGCGATGTCGACGCGCCCACCTATTGCTACGAATTCGGCGCACACAACTTCTCCGGCCGCCGCGCCGACGGATCGGCGACGATCACGCGCGACGGCGAGGCTGTCGGCGGCAATTTCTTCGGCCAGTCGAGCTTCGCCACCCACGCCATCGCGCACCAGCGCAACGTGGTGCGCGTGCCCGACAGCGCGGCTGACCTGCCGCTGGAACGCCTCGCGCCCCTAGGGTGCGGGCTGATGACCGGCGCGGGCGCAGTGCTGCGGAGCATGGACGTGCGCGAGGGGCTGCCCATCGCCGTGTTCGGCACCGGCACCGTGGGCCTTGCTGCAATCATGGCCGCGAAGATCGCCGGCGCCGATCCGATCATCGCCGTCGACATGCACGAGAGCCGGGTGGAACTGGCAAGGGAACTGGGCGCCACGCACACCGTCAAGGCAGGCGATGACGCGATGGACAAGCTCAAGGCCATCGCGCCACAGGGCCTGGCCTACGCCTTTGACACCACGGGCGTGAAAAAGGTGATCGAAGGCGCCTTCGAACAGATCGCGCCCAAGGGCATCCTCGGCCTCGTCGGCGCCAGCCCGCCCGAAGACATGCTGTCCCTCAACGAGGCGGCGCTGATGGGCGGCGGCAAGCGGGTGATCGGCATCCTGGGCGGCGACAGCGACGTGGGCAGCTTCATCTGCGAACTGATCGCCTATCACCAGGACGGCAGGTTCCCGTTCGATCGCCTGATCCGGTATTTCGATTTCGACGACATCAACGCCGGCATCGAGGCCAGCGAGAGCGGCGAGGTGGTCAAGCCCGTGCTGCGCATCTCGGCGGAATAG
- a CDS encoding SDR family NAD(P)-dependent oxidoreductase: protein MNEAPRTLDQFAIAGRTAIVTGAASGIGLAYAECMAEAGARVTLTDIDADGAAREAQRLVDAGYTARWAACDVTDLHAVARAFDDHVAAYGGCDIAFANAGLDVGDGFWSPDGTRNPSGQIDVYPKDKWDRSIAINLTGIFHTVREAARVMKANTQRRGGCIVITSSNAAEINEAIVGVPYMAAKAGVKHFMRHAAYELAAHGIRVNAIAPGPFVTNIGDGWVKKDPAAKAAWDRLVPVGRMAETYQIKPLALLLASDAGSYMTGSHVMIDGGMQLGPVRPLNNQGD from the coding sequence GTGAACGAGGCGCCCCGCACCCTCGACCAGTTCGCCATCGCCGGACGCACCGCGATCGTCACCGGCGCGGCATCGGGCATCGGCCTCGCCTATGCCGAGTGCATGGCCGAGGCGGGCGCAAGGGTGACGCTGACCGACATCGATGCAGACGGCGCGGCGCGCGAGGCGCAGCGGCTGGTGGATGCCGGGTACACGGCGCGCTGGGCCGCCTGCGACGTGACCGACCTTCACGCCGTCGCCCGCGCCTTTGACGATCACGTGGCAGCCTACGGCGGCTGCGATATCGCCTTTGCCAATGCCGGGCTGGACGTGGGCGACGGGTTCTGGAGCCCCGACGGCACGCGCAACCCCTCAGGCCAGATCGACGTCTATCCCAAGGACAAATGGGACCGCTCCATCGCCATCAACCTCACCGGTATCTTTCATACCGTGCGCGAGGCCGCGCGGGTGATGAAGGCGAATACGCAAAGGCGAGGCGGCTGCATCGTCATCACCAGTTCCAATGCGGCAGAGATCAACGAGGCCATTGTCGGCGTGCCCTACATGGCGGCAAAGGCCGGGGTGAAGCACTTCATGCGCCACGCCGCCTACGAACTTGCCGCGCATGGCATCCGCGTGAACGCCATCGCGCCGGGCCCCTTCGTCACCAACATCGGCGATGGCTGGGTGAAGAAGGATCCGGCTGCCAAGGCCGCGTGGGACAGGCTGGTGCCCGTTGGCCGCATGGCGGAAACGTATCAGATCAAGCCGCTCGCCCTGCTCCTCGCCAGCGATGCGGGGAGCTATATGACGGGCAGCCACGTTATGATCGACGGGGGGATGCAACTGGGGCCGGTGAGGCCTTTGAACAACCAAGGAGATTGA
- a CDS encoding (2Fe-2S)-binding protein, producing the protein MTALTVNERPVDFAMDPATPLLWALRDAANLTGTKYGCGVGDCGACMVLVDGEALRSCLITLAEAEGRSITTIEGLSRDRSHPVQQALVAEQAIQCGFCTPGIAIAAAALVRRNPDPSAEDIRASVPNLCRCGVYPRLVEAIQRAGRVTRRSETISAAPPPGIDPADAARAVPAMAGGSEEGLEP; encoded by the coding sequence ATGACTGCACTCACCGTGAACGAACGGCCGGTGGATTTTGCCATGGATCCCGCCACCCCCCTGCTGTGGGCCCTGCGCGATGCGGCCAACCTCACCGGCACCAAGTACGGTTGCGGCGTGGGCGATTGCGGCGCATGCATGGTGCTGGTGGATGGCGAGGCGCTGCGATCGTGCCTCATCACCCTGGCCGAGGCGGAGGGACGCTCCATCACCACGATCGAAGGGCTCAGCCGCGACCGCAGCCACCCGGTGCAGCAGGCGCTGGTGGCCGAACAGGCGATCCAGTGCGGCTTCTGCACGCCGGGCATCGCCATCGCCGCCGCCGCCCTCGTGCGCCGCAATCCCGATCCCAGCGCGGAGGACATTCGCGCCAGTGTGCCGAACCTGTGCCGCTGCGGCGTCTACCCTCGCTTGGTCGAGGCGATCCAGCGCGCGGGCCGTGTCACCCGCCGCAGCGAGACGATCAGCGCCGCGCCCCCGCCGGGGATCGACCCGGCGGACGCGGCACGCGCCGTCCCTGCGATGGCCGGCGGAAGCGAAGAAGGCTTAGAACCTTAG
- a CDS encoding TonB-dependent receptor — translation MREFRLSAATFRFALLAGFAALPVAALPVTAHAGDDPGPQRDYLGADIVVTGERESYIASDGSTAMRTPTPLIDVPQAVTVITADQLEDQSVTQLGDALRFVPGISMETGEGQRDEVFIRGQETTADFYLDGLRDDAQYFRPLYNIERVEVLKGANALIFGRGAGGGAINRVGKVAIFAMPLIGASAQVDTFGALAFTGDVNLPAGESLALRLNGTYETFDNHRDFYDGRFFGLTPTLTAQLGPDTRLYATYTYDDDRRVTDRGLPSLNGRPLTGYDETFFGDADFNDATVQAHIARTRIEHRLSEGWSANASFQFADYDKYYGNVVPGSTNGTTVTLSGYDSTTDRQNLIGQANLVGEFETGGIGHTLLVGVEFTSADTDATRNQARFNNGASTSFTVPLADTIAVPAFTLVPQRASTSDLTTFSAYVQEQVDLGIVQLVAGLRFDRFDLESTDLVTGFDGARVDEEISPRFGVILKPQDNLSLYASYSESFLPQSGDQFTTLDALGQSLDPEQFENLEAGIKWAPHPQLLVTGAAFRLTRSNTTSIDAATGLTLLDGESRVEGFELGLAGEPVDGLSLNLGYTYLDGEITEDSTAGPAGRTLQQVPEHSVAAWARYDLTDRIGLGGGVIHQSRQFASNSNAVVLPAYTRVDAAVYFEATETLSLQVNVENLFDEIYYASAHGDNNIQPGTPLNASVGARLRF, via the coding sequence ATGAGGGAATTTCGTTTGTCGGCTGCCACCTTCCGTTTCGCCCTGCTCGCCGGCTTTGCCGCGCTGCCCGTCGCCGCGCTGCCCGTGACCGCTCATGCCGGCGATGACCCCGGCCCCCAGCGCGACTATCTCGGCGCGGACATCGTCGTTACCGGAGAGCGGGAAAGTTATATCGCAAGCGATGGCAGCACGGCCATGCGCACGCCCACCCCGCTGATCGACGTGCCCCAGGCCGTTACCGTCATCACCGCCGATCAGCTGGAGGACCAGTCAGTCACCCAGCTGGGCGACGCGCTGCGCTTCGTGCCGGGCATCAGCATGGAAACGGGCGAAGGCCAGCGTGACGAGGTGTTCATTCGCGGACAGGAGACCACCGCCGACTTCTACCTCGATGGCCTGCGCGACGATGCGCAGTATTTCCGCCCGCTCTACAACATCGAACGGGTGGAGGTGCTGAAAGGCGCCAACGCGCTGATCTTCGGGCGCGGTGCCGGCGGCGGGGCGATCAACCGGGTGGGCAAGGTCGCGATCTTCGCCATGCCGCTGATCGGCGCCTCCGCCCAGGTCGACACCTTCGGCGCCCTGGCATTTACCGGCGACGTCAACCTGCCCGCTGGCGAGAGCCTCGCCCTGCGCCTCAACGGCACGTACGAGACGTTCGACAACCATCGCGATTTCTACGACGGTCGCTTTTTCGGCCTGACCCCCACGCTGACCGCCCAGCTCGGCCCGGACACCCGGCTTTACGCCACCTACACCTACGACGACGACCGGCGCGTTACCGATCGCGGACTGCCTTCGCTGAACGGCCGGCCGCTGACGGGCTATGACGAGACGTTCTTCGGCGACGCGGACTTCAACGATGCGACCGTGCAGGCGCACATCGCCCGCACCCGGATCGAGCATCGCCTTTCCGAAGGGTGGAGCGCAAACGCCAGTTTCCAGTTCGCCGACTACGACAAGTATTACGGCAACGTGGTGCCCGGCAGCACCAACGGCACCACCGTGACACTGTCCGGCTACGACAGCACGACCGACCGTCAGAACCTGATCGGCCAGGCCAACCTGGTGGGCGAGTTCGAGACCGGCGGGATCGGGCACACGCTGCTTGTGGGCGTGGAGTTCACCTCTGCCGATACCGATGCCACGCGCAACCAAGCGCGCTTCAACAACGGGGCGAGCACCAGCTTCACCGTGCCGCTGGCCGATACCATTGCCGTGCCCGCCTTTACCCTCGTACCGCAGCGCGCCAGCACGTCGGACCTGACGACGTTCTCGGCCTACGTGCAGGAACAGGTGGACCTCGGCATCGTGCAACTGGTGGCGGGCCTGCGGTTCGACCGGTTCGATCTCGAAAGCACCGATCTCGTCACCGGTTTCGACGGGGCGCGGGTGGACGAGGAGATCAGCCCGCGGTTCGGCGTTATCCTGAAGCCGCAGGACAATCTCTCGCTCTACGCCAGCTATTCGGAAAGTTTCCTGCCGCAGTCGGGTGACCAGTTCACCACGCTGGACGCGCTCGGCCAGTCGCTCGATCCCGAGCAGTTCGAGAACCTCGAGGCAGGCATCAAGTGGGCGCCGCATCCGCAGCTGCTGGTAACCGGCGCGGCGTTCCGCCTCACCCGTTCCAACACCACCTCGATCGACGCTGCCACCGGCCTGACCCTGCTTGATGGCGAGAGCCGGGTGGAGGGGTTCGAACTCGGCCTCGCCGGAGAGCCGGTGGACGGCCTTTCGCTGAACCTGGGCTACACCTACCTCGATGGCGAAATCACCGAGGACAGCACCGCCGGGCCCGCCGGCCGCACATTGCAGCAGGTGCCCGAACACAGCGTGGCGGCCTGGGCGCGGTATGACCTGACCGATCGCATCGGCCTGGGCGGCGGGGTGATCCACCAGTCGCGCCAGTTCGCCAGCAATTCCAACGCCGTGGTCCTGCCCGCCTATACCCGCGTCGATGCGGCGGTCTATTTCGAGGCGACCGAGACCCTGTCCTTGCAGGTCAACGTGGAGAACCTGTTCGACGAGATTTATTACGCCAGCGCCCACGGCGACAACAACATCCAGCCGGGCACGCCGCTGAATGCCAGCGTGGGAGCGCGGCTAAGGTTCTAA
- a CDS encoding 2,4'-dihydroxyacetophenone dioxygenase family protein, whose amino-acid sequence MATTFENLAKDPPGGTAPKSRARMTAPPSDKAEIVDIGYPYADIVARTSPGGRYIDVPDDDVSPWIPFGDNAAIKHIAFDVRQNLFSNILWVKSPGVIGTHFHRGTIMMVCLEGSVRYLEYDWVARPFGVILETPGESHTLVTDHPDGVKLFGWMQGPIDFYDGDANLVETADVFWFMNHYEEHCRANGLAINKALYL is encoded by the coding sequence ATGGCCACCACTTTCGAAAATCTCGCCAAGGACCCACCCGGCGGCACGGCCCCCAAGTCGCGCGCCAGGATGACCGCGCCGCCCAGCGACAAGGCGGAGATCGTCGACATCGGCTACCCCTACGCCGACATCGTCGCCCGCACGTCCCCCGGCGGACGCTATATCGACGTGCCGGACGACGACGTTTCGCCGTGGATCCCCTTCGGTGACAATGCCGCCATCAAGCACATCGCCTTTGACGTGCGGCAGAACCTGTTCTCCAACATCCTGTGGGTGAAAAGTCCGGGCGTCATCGGCACGCATTTCCATCGCGGCACGATCATGATGGTCTGCCTGGAGGGCAGCGTCCGCTATCTCGAATACGACTGGGTCGCCCGCCCCTTCGGCGTGATCCTGGAAACACCCGGCGAAAGCCACACGCTGGTGACCGACCACCCGGACGGCGTGAAGCTGTTCGGCTGGATGCAGGGGCCGATCGATTTTTACGATGGTGACGCCAATCTTGTCGAAACGGCCGACGTGTTCTGGTTCATGAACCACTACGAGGAACATTGCCGCGCCAACGGGCTGGCCATCAACAAGGCTCTCTACCTCTGA
- a CDS encoding 2,4'-dihydroxyacetophenone dioxygenase family protein: MGQLGARTAAEVGAFRIVNVPEAHSAIIDKYVRPGSFVSTDEAESPWVPFGDNAAIRHLAFDVRNNVYANVLWIKSAGVIGTHKHRGMVWAIGLEGSFRYLEYDWVCRPGDFVTEFPGHAHTLVTDEPDGMKAFFWMQGANEFYDEEGNFLETLDVWWFIKHYESYCEDHGLPINRQLYL, from the coding sequence ATGGGCCAGCTCGGTGCCAGGACGGCGGCGGAGGTCGGCGCGTTCAGGATCGTCAACGTGCCCGAGGCGCACAGCGCGATCATCGACAAGTACGTGCGCCCCGGCAGCTTCGTCTCGACCGACGAGGCGGAGAGCCCGTGGGTGCCGTTCGGCGACAATGCGGCGATCCGCCATCTCGCCTTTGACGTGCGCAATAACGTCTATGCCAACGTGCTGTGGATCAAGAGCGCGGGCGTGATCGGCACGCACAAGCACCGCGGCATGGTCTGGGCGATCGGGCTGGAAGGCAGCTTCCGCTATCTCGAATACGACTGGGTCTGCCGCCCCGGCGACTTCGTGACCGAGTTCCCCGGCCATGCCCACACGCTGGTCACCGACGAGCCCGATGGCATGAAGGCGTTCTTCTGGATGCAGGGCGCCAACGAGTTCTATGACGAGGAGGGCAATTTCCTCGAAACGCTCGATGTCTGGTGGTTCATCAAGCACTACGAAAGCTACTGCGAGGACCACGGCTTGCCGATCAATCGCCAGCTCTACCTGTGA
- a CDS encoding arsenate reductase family protein: MKATIWHNPACGTSRKTLAILQARDGVEVEVIEYLKQPPSAQKLAQLYADAGMTPAEGLRTRGTDAIARGLADADAETVLAAMVADPVLIERPLVETDRGVRLCRPQERVEEIL; the protein is encoded by the coding sequence ATGAAGGCGACCATCTGGCACAACCCCGCTTGCGGCACGTCACGCAAGACCCTGGCGATCCTGCAGGCGCGGGATGGCGTGGAGGTCGAGGTGATCGAATACCTCAAGCAGCCTCCTTCAGCGCAAAAGCTCGCCCAGCTTTATGCCGATGCGGGGATGACGCCTGCCGAAGGTCTGCGCACCCGCGGCACCGATGCCATCGCGCGCGGCCTTGCCGATGCCGATGCCGAAACCGTGCTGGCGGCGATGGTCGCCGATCCTGTCCTGATCGAACGGCCGCTGGTCGAAACCGATCGGGGCGTGCGCCTGTGCCGGCCACAGGAGCGGGTCGAGGAAATCCTCTAG